One window from the genome of Helicobacter pylori encodes:
- a CDS encoding HP0729 family protein, which produces MNHLLILYNPYYQKDVIQQHLSVLQEKSQVGFGKIRSKLNDQEKHHSLEEIYKATSEENFLQLFLTDYANLFVAKVIKVSKDIDESLIPSYYKEKNLEVEDFFIISDLRELVREDFSLLRDQFLANFIAPNNHTYAIYGNNYVYPLPVRLKEERSYFLGDEKHYLSVYKNKEYLIMQENFMRFVFGKRLFYLLHHDSINNIIHAELELLQSENDLLNDFTSIIVKYSKTLEYEIYLFAKKVLLKACAKDPSLYDLNYKVQGKSLIFEDFFTQKPNLGSIKYLLMHKRVQCHLEESLNNFIKYPFSKSLNLIQDIRNEAVHEKAPSLHEVEKLRNEILGIEGASLLKGVLTHKETS; this is translated from the coding sequence ATGAACCATCTTTTAATCCTTTATAACCCTTACTATCAAAAAGATGTTATCCAACAACATTTAAGCGTTTTACAGGAAAAATCCCAAGTGGGCTTTGGTAAAATCCGATCAAAGCTCAACGATCAAGAAAAGCACCACTCTTTAGAAGAGATTTACAAAGCCACTAGTGAAGAAAATTTTTTGCAGCTTTTTTTGACCGATTACGCTAATTTATTTGTCGCTAAGGTGATAAAGGTTTCTAAAGATATTGATGAGAGTTTGATCCCTAGTTATTATAAAGAAAAAAATTTGGAAGTGGAAGACTTTTTTATTATCAGCGATTTAAGGGAATTAGTCAGGGAAGACTTTAGCCTTTTAAGGGATCAATTTTTAGCCAACTTCATCGCGCCCAACAACCACACTTACGCCATTTATGGGAATAATTATGTCTATCCTTTGCCGGTGAGGTTGAAAGAAGAGCGTTCTTATTTTTTAGGCGATGAAAAACATTATTTGAGCGTGTATAAAAACAAAGAATATTTAATCATGCAAGAAAATTTCATGCGTTTTGTTTTTGGCAAAAGGCTTTTTTACCTCTTACACCATGACAGCATCAATAACATCATCCATGCAGAATTAGAGCTTTTGCAAAGCGAAAACGATCTTTTGAATGATTTTACAAGCATCATCGTCAAATACTCCAAAACCTTAGAATACGAAATTTATCTTTTTGCTAAAAAAGTCCTTTTAAAGGCTTGCGCAAAAGATCCTAGCCTTTATGATTTAAATTATAAAGTCCAAGGAAAATCTTTGATATTTGAAGATTTTTTCACTCAAAAGCCCAATCTTGGGAGCATTAAATACTTGCTGATGCACAAAAGGGTTCAGTGCCATTTGGAAGAGAGCTTGAACAACTTCATCAAGTATCCTTTTTCAAAAAGCCTAAACCTCATTCAAGATATCCGCAATGAAGCCGTCCATGAAAAAGCCCCGAGTTTGCATGAAGTAGAAAAGCTCAGGAATGAAATTTTAGGCATAGAAGGCGCGAGCTTACTCAAAGGCGTTTTAACCCACAAGGAAACTTCATAA
- a CDS encoding tyrosine-type recombinase/integrase: MLNNKLTKSQRELFDNLKVFLYTKVKNFTPIQDVNDMALILDTQNKVLKCHNVEQLRQLCHVLYNQGIKHTIMMQGLFLFFEYFRDNLKLRSFRMLSEEQVINFLFELAQNRKPSSMAKYVMYLRQFFDYLDRKKHYNFDFALKNLAFAKTKESLPRHLNYKDLKSFLKTLLEYKPTTSFEKHNKCVLLIVILGGLRKCEVLNIELKHIQVEEQNYSILIQGKGRKERKAYIKKSLLEPSLNAWLSDGYRLKYFNGAYLFKKDKQKSQNSLTLYNFIPLIFKLAQIKHYKQYGTGLHLFRHSFATLIYQETQDLVLTSRALGHSSLLSTKIYIHTTQEHNKKVALVFDSLIENKK; the protein is encoded by the coding sequence ATGCTAAATAACAAACTCACCAAATCTCAAAGAGAACTTTTTGATAATCTCAAAGTCTTTTTATACACTAAGGTTAAAAATTTCACACCTATTCAAGATGTGAATGATATGGCTTTGATATTAGATACGCAAAACAAAGTTTTAAAATGCCATAATGTTGAGCAATTAAGACAACTCTGTCATGTTCTTTATAATCAAGGTATCAAACACACCATAATGATGCAAGGCTTGTTTTTATTCTTTGAATACTTTAGAGACAATCTGAAACTAAGAAGTTTTAGAATGCTTAGTGAAGAGCAAGTCATTAACTTTCTTTTTGAACTCGCTCAAAATAGAAAACCAAGCTCTATGGCTAAGTATGTGATGTATTTAAGGCAATTCTTTGATTACTTGGATAGAAAAAAGCATTATAACTTTGACTTTGCCCTTAAAAACCTAGCCTTTGCTAAGACCAAAGAAAGCTTACCCAGACATTTAAACTACAAGGATTTAAAGAGTTTTTTAAAAACACTTTTAGAATATAAGCCAACCACTAGCTTTGAAAAGCACAATAAGTGTGTTTTACTCATTGTAATACTAGGAGGGCTTAGAAAATGCGAAGTGTTAAACATAGAGTTAAAACACATTCAAGTAGAAGAACAAAACTACTCTATTTTAATTCAAGGTAAAGGTAGGAAAGAAAGAAAAGCTTATATCAAAAAGAGTTTGTTAGAACCAAGCTTGAATGCTTGGCTTAGTGATGGTTACAGACTAAAATATTTCAATGGAGCATATCTCTTTAAAAAGGATAAGCAAAAATCGCAAAATTCTTTAACGCTTTATAATTTTATCCCCTTAATCTTTAAATTAGCCCAAATCAAACATTACAAACAATATGGCACAGGTTTACATCTATTTAGACATAGTTTTGCTACGCTTATCTATCAAGAGACCCAAGACTTAGTTTTAACCAGCCGAGCCTTAGGGCATAGCTCATTACTCTCTACTAAGATTTATATCCATACCACACAAGAGCATAACAAGAAAGTAGCTCTTGTATTTGATAGTTTGATAGAGAATAAGAAGTAA
- a CDS encoding Fic family protein, whose protein sequence is MNYKELLEFNDYAMDLTIRMAHHSTAIENNPLSLAETISILTTEYIPREMPQRAFFEVKNYQNMLPFLLENLKKEQKIDSFFVRELHGILMNFLLPNKGTFKTTDNMILGASFETTPSFQVPMAMKEWCDNLNYKMNTLQDKEEKLKAILEQHILFERIHPFSDGNGRVGRALILYSVLEQNLVPFVITKEQKEAYIKALDTHNIESLYQLAKISQEFELTRIQGQMVLNKNKQENDNTDDLDSSNEYAPTPKRRR, encoded by the coding sequence ATGAATTACAAAGAACTACTAGAATTTAATGATTACGCTATGGATTTAACCATTAGAATGGCGCATCATAGCACCGCTATTGAAAACAACCCTTTAAGTCTTGCTGAAACCATAAGTATTTTAACCACTGAATACATTCCTAGAGAAATGCCCCAAAGGGCATTCTTTGAAGTGAAAAACTATCAAAATATGCTCCCCTTTTTATTAGAAAATTTAAAGAAAGAACAAAAGATTGATAGCTTTTTTGTGAGAGAATTGCATGGAATTTTAATGAATTTTTTACTCCCTAACAAGGGGACTTTTAAAACCACTGATAACATGATTTTAGGGGCTAGTTTTGAAACGACCCCATCATTTCAAGTGCCTATGGCTATGAAAGAGTGGTGCGACAATCTCAATTATAAAATGAATACCTTACAAGATAAAGAAGAAAAACTAAAAGCCATTTTAGAACAGCATATTTTGTTTGAAAGAATACACCCTTTTAGCGATGGCAATGGCAGAGTGGGTAGAGCGCTAATCCTTTATAGCGTTTTAGAGCAAAATTTAGTGCCTTTTGTGATTACCAAAGAGCAAAAAGAGGCTTACATCAAAGCGTTGGACACGCACAATATAGAGAGCTTGTATCAACTCGCTAAGATATCCCAAGAATTTGAACTCACTCGCATACAAGGGCAAATGGTGTTAAATAAGAATAAGCAAGAAAATGACAACACCGATGATTTAGACAGCTCTAATGAATACGCTCCCACACCTAAGCGTAGGCGATAA
- the ctkA gene encoding serine/threonine-protein kinase CtkA: MPTIDFTSCEINPKKGFGGANGNKISLVYNNELYMVKFPPKPSTHKEMSYTNGCFSEYVACHIVNSLGLKVQETLLGTYKNKIVVACKDFTTHQYELVDFLSLKNTMIELEKSGKDTNLNDVLYAIDNQHFIEPQVLKRFFWDMFIADTLLGNFDRHNGNWGFLRASNSKEYKIAPIFDCGSCLYPQADDEVCQKVLNNIDELNARIYNFPQSILKDNNDKKINYYDFLTQTNNKDCLDALLRIYPRIDMDKIHSIIDNTPFMSEIHKEFLHTMLDERKSKIIDVAHARAIELSLQHKQAHSNSYDDNTDDLDNANEYAHAPKRRR, from the coding sequence ATGCCAACCATTGATTTTACCTCTTGTGAGATTAATCCTAAAAAAGGTTTTGGGGGAGCAAATGGAAATAAGATTAGCCTAGTTTATAACAATGAACTCTACATGGTCAAATTTCCCCCTAAGCCTTCTACACATAAAGAAATGTCCTATACCAATGGTTGCTTTAGTGAATATGTGGCATGCCATATAGTTAATAGCTTAGGCTTAAAGGTTCAAGAAACATTGCTAGGCACTTATAAAAATAAAATCGTAGTTGCTTGTAAAGATTTTACCACTCATCAATACGAGCTTGTAGATTTTCTAAGCCTAAAAAACACCATGATTGAATTAGAAAAATCAGGCAAAGACACTAATTTGAATGATGTCCTTTATGCCATAGATAACCAGCATTTTATTGAACCACAAGTTTTAAAGCGTTTCTTTTGGGATATGTTTATAGCAGATACCTTGCTAGGTAATTTTGATAGGCATAATGGTAATTGGGGTTTTTTAAGAGCCTCAAATTCAAAAGAATATAAAATAGCTCCCATTTTTGATTGTGGCTCTTGTCTATACCCACAAGCTGATGATGAAGTATGTCAAAAAGTTTTAAATAATATTGATGAGCTAAATGCAAGAATTTATAATTTCCCCCAATCTATCTTAAAAGATAATAATGATAAAAAAATCAACTACTATGATTTCTTAACTCAAACAAATAATAAAGATTGCCTTGATGCGCTACTTAGGATATACCCACGCATAGATATGGATAAAATCCATTCAATTATTGATAATACGCCCTTTATGAGCGAAATACACAAAGAATTTTTACATACAATGCTTGATGAAAGAAAATCAAAGATTATAGATGTAGCACACGCTAGAGCTATTGAGCTATCTTTACAACACAAACAAGCTCACTCAAATTCCTATGATGACAATACCGATGACTTAGACAATGCTAATGAATATGCCCATGCGCCTAAGCGTAGGCGATAA
- a CDS encoding P-type conjugative transfer protein TrbL, producing the protein MNFFDIIMGMFVEPAQKIAKSLAEHASNFFHAQLILNMIISILFMIWAYRRIKEGDMFQFKTAMGVVVFVVFVGFINWGIKNPNDFNTYFINTIFYPAEKLAILIAQSLNDGLEIPTNANLSPSEMFSIGNLASSAYAMIVNLWDNAFNGVTMFNWLTMIPKLIMFFLVMLGELLFLGLLLIIVLLVTAEIFMWSALGLIVLPLGLIPQTKGMLFSYLKKLISLTFYKPCMMLVAFLNYGVIYKVNALIPTKTEIAQGFYGNADKMAKEGHIIDAFGNVLKGDWNSYLAHSSIVGFLTIIVLGSVICFFLIKRVPDFINNIFGTSGGVGAVTEMMQKIGMTIGGAVVGGSMVMVANQAKQAYQSAGGGLAGLQAGARAMFGAGLSGGITTMANAKGAKAGVRHFVASVKSGFGLDNDRNNK; encoded by the coding sequence ATGAATTTCTTTGACATCATTATGGGCATGTTTGTTGAACCTGCCCAAAAAATAGCTAAAAGTCTAGCTGAACATGCTAGTAACTTTTTTCATGCACAACTAATCTTAAACATGATTATCAGCATTTTATTTATGATATGGGCGTATAGACGCATAAAAGAGGGGGATATGTTTCAGTTTAAAACCGCTATGGGTGTGGTTGTATTTGTAGTGTTTGTAGGGTTTATCAATTGGGGGATTAAAAATCCTAATGATTTTAATACTTATTTTATCAACACGATATTCTACCCAGCTGAAAAACTAGCCATACTTATCGCTCAAAGCTTAAATGATGGCTTAGAAATCCCCACTAACGCTAATTTAAGTCCTAGTGAAATGTTTAGCATAGGAAACTTAGCCTCAAGTGCGTATGCCATGATTGTTAATCTATGGGATAATGCCTTTAATGGAGTAACTATGTTCAATTGGCTTACAATGATACCTAAACTCATCATGTTTTTTCTAGTGATGTTAGGGGAATTATTATTTTTAGGATTATTACTCATTATTGTATTGTTAGTTACAGCAGAAATTTTTATGTGGTCAGCACTAGGTTTGATTGTATTGCCCTTAGGCTTAATACCCCAGACTAAGGGTATGCTCTTTAGCTATCTTAAAAAGCTCATTTCCCTTACTTTTTATAAGCCTTGCATGATGCTTGTAGCCTTTTTGAATTATGGAGTGATTTACAAGGTTAATGCCTTGATACCCACTAAGACAGAAATCGCACAAGGTTTTTATGGTAATGCGGACAAAATGGCAAAAGAAGGGCATATCATTGATGCCTTTGGTAATGTCTTAAAAGGGGATTGGAACTCTTATCTAGCTCATAGTTCTATTGTAGGCTTTTTAACCATTATTGTTTTAGGATCTGTAATTTGTTTCTTTCTAATCAAACGAGTGCCTGATTTTATCAACAATATCTTTGGCACAAGTGGAGGCGTTGGGGCAGTAACAGAAATGATGCAAAAAATTGGTATGACAATAGGCGGAGCAGTCGTTGGAGGCTCTATGGTTATGGTAGCTAATCAAGCTAAACAAGCTTATCAGAGTGCTGGGGGCGGATTAGCAGGACTTCAAGCTGGAGCAAGAGCGATGTTTGGGGCTGGACTAAGCGGAGGGATTACCACTATGGCAAATGCAAAAGGAGCAAAAGCTGGTGTGAGACACTTTGTAGCGAGTGTGAAAAGTGGCTTTGGACTTGATAATGATAGAAACAACAAATGA
- a CDS encoding ArdC family protein: MKAWNEMDIKEQKEIFAQFLASEIAQSLNAGLEFKSNNRAYNGNVGNAYNGLNALILDAKQHENGYESNVWVGLDDALKLGANPKEVEFIKNNTKSKSNKEGIYDKASIAYIRDYKMRYVKARDKEGNLIPLKDKEGNARRNAKGEVLYENEKVPQRDKLGNIKYMQDGVTPFYEFKKEKIDIEPTLEIKNLYNVNIFQTLDKTKLKELDPKTLRTQYISHTFSMDNQNLVIYDLSKHLNEKEYKKVLDYVEQYGATHSEKSKQYSISQSYQQEPNVEIAPSTENNVKENNAKEPNNNEMNMEQFNKMLEMAQNNPQMLAMLQQTLNKGAEQQKHDNYFANDEAAPTQSKGRGR, encoded by the coding sequence ATGAAAGCGTGGAATGAAATGGATATTAAAGAGCAAAAAGAAATTTTTGCTCAATTTTTAGCGAGTGAAATTGCACAAAGTCTTAATGCAGGACTAGAGTTTAAATCCAATAATAGAGCTTATAATGGCAATGTGGGTAATGCTTATAATGGCTTAAACGCTCTTATTTTAGATGCCAAGCAACATGAAAATGGCTATGAGAGTAATGTGTGGGTAGGTTTAGATGATGCCTTAAAACTTGGGGCAAACCCTAAAGAAGTGGAGTTTATTAAAAACAACACTAAGAGCAAAAGTAATAAGGAGGGCATTTATGATAAGGCAAGTATCGCTTATATTAGAGATTATAAAATGCGCTATGTTAAAGCAAGAGACAAAGAAGGCAATTTAATCCCCCTTAAAGACAAAGAGGGCAATGCTAGGCGTAATGCTAAGGGCGAAGTGCTTTATGAAAATGAAAAAGTCCCCCAAAGAGACAAACTTGGCAACATCAAGTATATGCAAGATGGCGTTACACCCTTTTATGAGTTTAAGAAAGAAAAAATAGATATAGAGCCGACTTTAGAAATTAAAAATCTCTACAATGTCAATATTTTTCAAACGCTAGACAAAACTAAGCTTAAAGAATTAGACCCTAAAACTTTAAGAACGCAATACATTAGCCATACTTTCTCTATGGATAATCAAAACTTAGTGATTTATGATTTATCCAAGCATTTAAATGAAAAAGAATATAAGAAAGTGCTAGATTATGTGGAGCAATATGGCGCAACCCATTCTGAAAAAAGCAAACAATACAGCATTTCTCAAAGCTACCAACAAGAACCTAATGTTGAAATCGCTCCTAGCACAGAAAATAATGTCAAAGAAAACAACGCCAAAGAACCAAATAACAATGAAATGAATATGGAGCAGTTTAACAAAATGCTTGAAATGGCTCAGAATAATCCGCAAATGTTAGCTATGTTACAACAAACTCTTAATAAGGGAGCAGAGCAACAAAAGCATGACAACTATTTTGCTAATGATGAAGCAGCACCCACTCAATCTAAGGGTAGGGGCAGATAA
- a CDS encoding ParA family protein, with translation MTICIANEKGGSGKSTLCLNLAVQLLKDNKEVVVLDTDSQKSMEVFTEIRTQKEHKTFSLFNRSSGFSDTLKQMVSKYENILIDTKGEYSKETQKAMLLSDIVLVPTTPSQLGTEVLANMLERIEQLQELNENLRALIIINRMPTIPTLKERQALIEFIKENNPSDKITLLENSLSERIVYKRSVSEGLGVIEYSDKKAINEWANFYNELKGYLEKEKKHAL, from the coding sequence ATGACCATTTGTATTGCTAATGAAAAAGGGGGAAGTGGTAAAAGCACGCTTTGTTTAAATTTAGCGGTGCAATTACTCAAAGACAATAAAGAAGTGGTTGTCTTAGATACAGATAGCCAAAAATCTATGGAAGTTTTTACTGAAATTCGCACTCAAAAAGAACATAAAACTTTTAGCTTATTTAATCGTAGTAGTGGCTTTAGCGATACTTTAAAACAAATGGTATCTAAGTATGAAAACATTCTCATTGATACTAAGGGGGAATATAGCAAAGAAACTCAAAAAGCTATGCTTTTAAGCGATATTGTTCTAGTGCCTACAACTCCTAGTCAATTAGGTACTGAAGTATTAGCTAATATGCTAGAAAGAATTGAGCAACTCCAAGAGCTTAATGAAAACCTAAGAGCCTTAATCATCATCAATAGAATGCCTACTATCCCTACGCTTAAAGAAAGACAGGCTTTAATAGAATTTATCAAAGAAAACAACCCTAGCGATAAAATCACGCTTTTAGAAAATTCTTTGAGTGAACGCATTGTTTATAAGCGTAGCGTGAGTGAGGGCTTAGGCGTTATAGAATATAGCGATAAAAAGGCTATCAATGAATGGGCTAATTTCTACAATGAATTAAAAGGCTATTTAGAAAAAGAGAAAAAACATGCGCTTTAG
- a CDS encoding nucleotidyl transferase AbiEii/AbiGii toxin family protein, with translation MDSKKPHYRVILSQQALNHEKLMRAIVENLADTPMVLKGGTALYLGYGLNRFSEDLDFDCHKKINLSSKVKNAIPSGIILNDIHIKKDTDSVGRYMVRYATKDNKEEQTLKLEISYRDAPKESEVNVIEGMRIAKIERIIDNKLCACFDGEYTRTKARDLFDLHFLAKHYEEHFNLDLASRLKEFSKDSDKLVSDYQVDVRLDALLNQIMDLEETALELSIMAHLIHKKLEKQSHSLNTLQEPNVYNSLDNSNENTHAPKRRR, from the coding sequence ATGGATAGCAAGAAACCCCATTACCGAGTGATTTTAAGCCAACAAGCTCTTAATCATGAAAAACTGATGAGAGCGATTGTCGAAAATCTAGCCGACACTCCTATGGTATTAAAGGGAGGAACAGCGTTGTATCTAGGCTATGGCTTAAATCGTTTTTCAGAGGATTTAGACTTTGACTGTCATAAAAAAATCAATCTTTCAAGCAAAGTAAAAAACGCTATTCCTAGTGGCATTATTTTAAATGATATTCATATCAAAAAAGACACTGATAGTGTGGGGCGTTATATGGTGCGTTATGCCACTAAAGATAATAAAGAGGAACAAACCTTAAAATTAGAAATATCCTACAGAGACGCACCAAAAGAGAGCGAAGTCAATGTCATTGAGGGAATGCGAATTGCCAAAATAGAGCGTATCATTGATAACAAACTCTGTGCTTGTTTTGATGGGGAGTATACAAGAACTAAAGCAAGAGATTTATTTGATTTGCATTTTTTAGCCAAGCATTATGAAGAACACTTTAACTTAGATTTAGCAAGTCGTTTAAAAGAATTTAGCAAAGACTCTGATAAATTAGTGAGCGATTATCAAGTAGATGTAAGACTAGATGCTTTATTAAATCAAATTATGGACTTAGAAGAAACAGCTTTAGAATTAAGCATTATGGCTCATCTCATTCATAAAAAACTTGAAAAACAATCTCATTCCCTTAATACCTTGCAAGAACCTAATGTTTATAATAGTTTAGATAATTCTAATGAAAACACTCACGCACCTAAGCGTAGGCGGTAA